DNA sequence from the Acidobacteriota bacterium genome:
CTTCTGGTCGTCGTGTGCATCACCGCCTTCCTGCACCGCATGGACTTCGCCGACGTACGAGCCGCGGCCGCCTCCTCCGGCAAGGTGCTTCTCGGCGCCGGCTTCGTGCTCATCTTCACCGTGCCGATGGTGCGGGTCTACATCAACTCGGACGTGAACGAGGCCGGCCTGCTCTCGATGCCCCTGGTCATGGCGGACTTCGTGGCCGTGAACGTCGGCGACGTGTGGCCCTTCTTCGCCGCCATGACCGGCGCCCTCGGCGCCTTCATCGCCGGCTCGAACACGGTCAGCAACCTGATGTTCACCGCCTTCCAGTACGGCGTCGCAGAGCGGCTGATGATGTCGACCGCGATGATCGTCGCCCTGCAGGCGGTCGGCGCAGCGGCCGGCAACATGGTCGCGATCCACAACGTGGTCGCCGCCTCGGCGACCGTCGGGCTGCTCGATCGCGAGGGCGCCACGTTGCGCAAGACGATCCTGCCGACGATCTACTACCTGCTGGTGCTGGGGATCCTGGGGCTCCTGGCGGTCCACGTGGTCGGACTGCCCGATCCGCTGATGGGGAGATCATCGTGACGCGTGCCCGGATGCCGTTCGCACCGTTGGCGGTCCTCCTGACCCTGGCCGTCGCCTGCACGAGCGAGGCCCCAGACGGACCTGGCGCAGCCAGCGGCCCGGACCCGGCAGCGAGCGAGGAGGGCCGGTCGATCCGCAACGCCTACTTCGGCGACGTTCACGTCCATACGAAGTACTCGTTCGACGCCTACATCTTCGGCACCCGCGCCGATCCCGACGATGCCTACCGGTTCGCCAAGGGAGAACCGCTGACGCATGCGGCCGGCATCGAGATGAGCCTGAAGGCGCCGCTCGACTTCCTCGCGGTTGCCGACCATGCCACCTATCTGGGCATGTTCGAGCAGATGGACAACCCGGACTCCTCGGTCGGCGGGCATCCCCTTTCGGTCGCCCTGCGGAGTGCCGCAACGCCGGCGGATCGCAGCGCCGTGTTCCAGGAAGTGCTGCCGCGGGAACGGGGCTTCGTCCAACCGGACGACCTGCTCGATCTCGACGTCGTCGCGAGCGCCTGGCAGAAGATCGTGGAGGCTGCCGAAAGGCACAACGATCCCGGCAACTTCACGACCTTCATCGGCTATGAGTTCACCGCCGGAGGCCGCCGGGGCGAGAACCTGCATCGCAACGTCATCTTCCGGAATTCGAACGTGCCCGGCATTCCGTTCAGCCGGATCGAGGCAAACAACAACCCCGAGCTGCTTTGGGACTGGATGGACGAGCAGCGCGCGCAGGGCATCGATTCTCTGGCGATACCGCACAACTCCAACGGCTCGGACGGGTGGATGTTCCAGCTCACCGACCGGGCGGGCGACCCCATCGATAGCGCCTACGCCGAACAGCGCATGCGGAACGAGCCCCTGGTCGAGGTCACCCAGGTCAAGGGCACGTCCGACACCCATCCGCTCCTGTCACCAAACGACGAGTGGGCGGACTTCGGGATCATGGAGCGGACGATCGGCAGCGACTTCCCCAGTCAACCACAGGGCAGCTACGTGCGCGAGGCCTACGTGAACGGTCTCGCCCTGGAAGAAAAACAGGGCTTCAACCCGTTTCGCTTCGGCCTGATCGGCTCCTCGGACACCCACAACGCCGCCGGGTCCTTTCGGGAAGACGACTACTGGAGCAAGACCGGGCTGCTGGACATCACGCCGGAGCAACGCGGATCGGTCCCGCGCAAGGATACGGGCGAGTACGACGACCCGACCAGGCAGTACTGGGGAGCGTCGGGCCTGGCCGCGGTGTGGGCCGAGTCCAACACCAGGGAGGACATCTTCCGCGCGTTCCAGCGAAAGGAGACGTTCGCCACCACCGGCCCGCGGATGCGTGTCCGCTTCTTCGCCGGCTACGACCTGGACGACACGACCCTGGCCGGCGACGACGGCATCGCGAGGGCCTACGCGGAAGGCGTCGCCATGGGCGGCGACCTGATGGCGGATGGCTCCGGGCGTTCACCGAGATTCCTGGTCTGGGCGATCAGGGACGCGACGACCGATCCGCTGGATCGCCTGCAGGTCATCAAGGGATGGACCGAGAACGGCGCGACCCAGGAGATGGTCTACGACATCGCCTGCTCCTCCGGGTCGACCGTCGATGGAGCTTCGCACCGCTGCTCCGACAACGGCGCTACCGTGGATGTGACGACGTGTTCGACGGATGAGGGTGACGGAGCATCCGAGCTCGAGGCCCTCTGGCAGGATCCGGACTTCGATCCGAACCGGCGCGCCTTCTACTACGTGCGCGTCCTGCAGAACCCCAGTTGTCGCTGGTCGACCTGGGACGCGATCCGGGCGGGGGTTCAGCCGAAGCCCGGTCTGCCGGCCACGATCCAGGAACGGGCCTGGTCGTCACCCATCTGGTACGTGCCCGGCGACGCCGGCGAGACCGACTAACGGCGTCGACACGCACAGGCAGAGTTCCGGCGTGCTAGCCGCGGAGTTGCCGCGCCAGGGCGGCGGCTTCGTCCAGTAGCGTCTGCATACCGCCGTTGTCGAGCCAGTCGAGGCGAAACGACCGGTAGCTCGCCTCCGCCCGAACAGCATTCCGCCGGGCCAACTCGACTACTCCGCAGTCCTTCGCCGACGATTCGCCGTCAACAGGAATTTCTTCCCGCCAGGCGCTTAGTAGATCGGCGAGGACGTTCGCGTCGTTCAGAGTACCGAGCACGTCCTGGAGCTGCTTGCAACGATCGACCAGGGTGCCCGCGAGTTCGATCTCCGCTCTCACGGGTTCGACGAGGTAGCGGAGACGCTTGCCGGCGATGCGCACCCTGTGAGGCCCACGCTTCCGATCGTCGCCCAAGCCGTCGACGCAAGTCTTCAGCCTGTGAGCGACCCGATCCACCCTCTCGGCCAGCGCCTCCCCGTACGGCGCGCCCACGCCCGCCGCCGACGCACCGTAGCCCACGCGCGACTCGAAGCCGTCAGCCCACTCGGTGAACTCGGCACAGACGATCTCGTTCGAGTCGCCTGAACCCGCCTGGCTTGCCGACCGAAGTCGCGCCTCGACCCACTCGCTGCCGGGCCGGTGCTCCGGCTCCAGCGCCTCGACCTGGTTCTCCAACCACTCGATGGCCACTTCGGTATCGCGACCGCTGCCGGTCCGTTTCTGGAACCCGGCGAGCGTCCGCCGGTCCCGCTTCTTCACCACACCACGCAGCAGTCCCTTCCAGGCGCTCAAGGTGCTCCGCAGCCGCCGGATCGCGACCCTGAAGTCGTGGAGGCCCTCGGCGTCTTCCGGGTCGAGGCAGCGCGGCCCGGCCTCGCGCGCCTGCGAGAGAAGATGGAGCACGATCAGACGCACCGCCTCCTCCGCGTCCCGCCGCAGCAGATCGGCCGGAAGAGGCATTCCGTCAGTATAGGAAGGCGCCATGAAGACGATCATCGAACCCTTCCGGATCAAGGCGGTCGAGCCGATCCGGCTCGCCACGCCGGAGCAGCGGGAAGAGGTGCTCCGAAGCGCCGGCTTCAATCTGTTCAAGATCGCGGCGGGGCACGTGCTGATCGATCTTCTGACGGACAGCGGCACCGGCGCCATGAGCGCGCAGCAGTGGGCCGCGGTCATGCGTGCGGACGAGAGTTACGCCGGCTCGACCAGCTTCCTCCGCCTGCGCGAGACGGTCGGGGACATCATGGGCTTCGAGCGGATGCTGCCGACCCACCAGGGGCGAGCCAGCGAGCGGATTCTCTTCGACCTGATCGGCGGCAGCGGGAAGATCGTTCCGAACAACGCCCACTTCGACACCACCCGAGCGAACATCGAACACAGCGGCGCCCGGGCGGTCGACCTCGGCATTCCCGAGGCAACCGATCCAACGAACCGTCACCCGTTCAAGGGAAACCTCGATCTGGACCGGCTGGAGTCGCTGCTTGCGGCCGAGGGTTCGAGCGTACCCGTCGTCATGTGCACGGTGACGAGCAACACGAGCGGCGGCCAGCCGGTGAGCCTGGAGAATCTCCGCGCGACGCGGGACCTGTGCGACCGGCACGGTGTGCCGCTGTTCCTGGATGCCTGCCGGTTCGCCGAGAACGCCTGGTTCATCAAGGAGCGGGAGGCCGGACAGCAGGAGCGTTCCGCACGCGACATCGCGCGCGAGATGTTCGACCTCGCCGACGGCGCCACGATCAGCGCCAAGAAGGACGGGATCGTCAACATCGGGGGGCTACTGCTCCTGCGTGACCAGGAGCTGTTCCGCCGCGCCAGCGACCTGACGATCCTGACAGAGGGGTACGTGACGTACGGGGGCCTCGCCGGCCGCGATCTCGAGGCGATGGCGCAGGGGTTCCGGGAGGTGCTCGACGAGGACTATCTCCGCTACCGGATCCGCAGCACGACGTACGTCGGCGAGAAGCTGCTGGAGGCCGGCATCCAGATCGTCGAGCCGCCGGGGGGACACGCGATCTACATCGACGCCTGCCGGTTCTGCCCGCACCTGTCCCGGGAGCAGCTTCCCGGCCAGGCGCTCGTGGTCGCTCTCTACCGGCATGCCGGCATTCGCACCTGCGAGGTGGGCACCGTCATGTTCGGCGCGCGGCAACAGCCGCCGCTCGACCTGGTCCGGCTGGCCGTGCCGCGGCGGGTCTACACGCAATCCCACATGGACTACGTCGTGGAGGCTCTGGTCGAGTTGTACGCGCAGCGCGAGCGCATTCGCGGTCTCCGGATCGTGGGCGCTCCGGAAGCGCTGCCGCACTTCTCGGCGCGCTTCGAGGAGGTGTAGCTAGCACCGGACTGGAAGCAGCTCGTGCTCGCCGCTACGCGGCATCGCGCTTGATGCGGACCAGAAGGTCCGCGCACCCAGAGAACGGGCGCCGTGTTCTGCGAAGCGCTCTGCTGCAGTTGGGATGCGCCCGCAGCGGCGTCATGTCATCCGAATGTAGAGAAGTCCGCCAAAGCGGGGCGGCTCTCTGGGTGCGCGGACCTTCTGGTCCGCTGCCGCCGAAGGTGGCCAGGAACACGCGCCGGCCGCAGGCCGGCACCTTTCGGCCAGGCCTATCCGGTCGTGCGCGGCAGGATGCGGAACAGGCCGTACCCCGCCGCTAGCGCGGCGCTGCCGAGGGCGGCCGCGGCACCGAAACGCCCGTAGAGCGCCATGCCGGTCCCGAACAGGGCCGCATACACGGCGGCGCAGCCGAGCATCCAGGCGAGCAGCGCCGCGGTGGCGCTGCCGGGTTCGTCCGCCTGGGTCGCGACGACCCTCCGCCAGCCCCGAGCGAACGGGCGGACGCGGTCGTAGAACGACTGCAGGATCGCTGTCTCCGTCGGCCGGGTAGCCATCGTCACGCCGAACCAGACCGCGGTGGTGAGCCCGACGCCGAGGAGGAGCTGCGCGGCCGTCGAGGGCAGCACGAGCCCCAACCCCTCGTGGACGAACTGGAACCACACGGCGACCGCGAAGGAGACGACCATCGCCGAGATCTCCGACCAGGCATTGATCCGCCACCAGAACCAGCGCAGCAGGAAGATCAGCCCGGTGCCGGCACCGATCTGGAGCAGGATCTGGAACGCTTGCATCGCGTTCTCAAGCCAGAGCGCGACCACCGCCGCCAGCGCCACGAGAGCGATCGTGGAAAGCCGCGCGACTAGGACGTAGTGCGACTCGCCCCGGCCCGGCCGGACGAAGCGCCGGTACACGTCGTCGACGATGTAGGAGGCGCCCCAGTTGAGATGCGTCGAGATCGTCGACATCAGCGCCGCGGCCAGCGACGCGACGACGAGGCCGAGCAGGCCGTGCGGCAGGAAGACCAGCATCGCCGGGTAGGCGAGGTCGTGCCGGATGATCGACGGGTCGAGATGGGGGAAGGCCTGGGCGATCGAGTCCAGGGTCGGGTAGACGACCAGCGAGGCCAGCGCGACCAGGATCCACGGCCAGGGCCGCAGCGCGTAGTGGGCAATGTTGAACCACAGGGTCGCGCCCATCGAGTCCCGCTCGCTGCGCGCCGCGAGCATGCGCTGGGCCGCGTAGCCGCCGCCGCCCGGTTCGGCGCCCGGGTACCAGGTGGACCACCACTGGACGGCGATGGGGATCAGGAAGACGGTGGCGGCGGTCTCCCAGTCCGCGAAGTCGGGCAGCAGGGCCAGACGCACGGCGATGTCGGGGTTCGAGACGAGTCCGGATAGACCGCCGACGGCCGGGTGCGCGAGCGCGTACCAGGCCGCGGCCACCGAGCCCGTCATCGCGATGACGAACAACATGAGATCGGTGACGACGACGCCCCATAGGCCGGAGGTCGCGGAGTAGGCCGCCGTCACCGCCGCTGCGACGAGCACCGTCGTGTACTTGTCGGCGCCGAGCAGCACGCCGCCGATCTTGATGCCGGCGAGCAGCACCGCCGCCATGATCATCACGTTGAAGAAGACGCCGAGGTACACGGCCCGGAAGCCCCGCAGGAACACCGCCGCCCGCCCCGCGTAACGGAGTTCGTAGAACCCGATGTCGGTGAACACGCCCGAGCGCCGCCACAGCTTCGCGTAGAAGAACGTCGTGCACATGCCGGTGATCAGGAACGCCCACCACATCCAGTTGCCCGAAACGCCGCCGTTCCGCACCAGGTCGGTCACCAGGTTCGGCGTGTCGGTCGAGAACGTCGTGGCGACCATCGACGTGCCGAGCAGCCACCAAGGTAGGTTCCGCCCGGCGAGGAAGAACTGGCCGGTCCCAGCGCCGGCGCGTCGGGCGAAGACGAGTCCAACGGCGAGGGCGAGCGCGCCGTAGGCGGCGAGGACGGTCCAGTCGAGGCCGTTCAGGCGCATGGCTGGGACGGCTTCGAGCACACAGGCGATGAGGGTGCGGCCGCCGCACTGGTGCAGTACCGGTTGCAGTAGAGAACCGAGCAAAGGCAACGCCGTATCTCTGGGTGCGCGGACCTTCTGGTCCGCTTGCCGCCGAAGGCGGCTCCAGAATCGCCGCCGGCGAAGCCGGCGACCGCGTTCTTCGGGCTACGCCGCTCCGCGGCTTCGCCCGAGAGCGGA
Encoded proteins:
- a CDS encoding tryptophanase encodes the protein MKTIIEPFRIKAVEPIRLATPEQREEVLRSAGFNLFKIAAGHVLIDLLTDSGTGAMSAQQWAAVMRADESYAGSTSFLRLRETVGDIMGFERMLPTHQGRASERILFDLIGGSGKIVPNNAHFDTTRANIEHSGARAVDLGIPEATDPTNRHPFKGNLDLDRLESLLAAEGSSVPVVMCTVTSNTSGGQPVSLENLRATRDLCDRHGVPLFLDACRFAENAWFIKEREAGQQERSARDIAREMFDLADGATISAKKDGIVNIGGLLLLRDQELFRRASDLTILTEGYVTYGGLAGRDLEAMAQGFREVLDEDYLRYRIRSTTYVGEKLLEAGIQIVEPPGGHAIYIDACRFCPHLSREQLPGQALVVALYRHAGIRTCEVGTVMFGARQQPPLDLVRLAVPRRVYTQSHMDYVVEALVELYAQRERIRGLRIVGAPEALPHFSARFEEV
- a CDS encoding CHAD domain-containing protein, which translates into the protein MPLPADLLRRDAEEAVRLIVLHLLSQAREAGPRCLDPEDAEGLHDFRVAIRRLRSTLSAWKGLLRGVVKKRDRRTLAGFQKRTGSGRDTEVAIEWLENQVEALEPEHRPGSEWVEARLRSASQAGSGDSNEIVCAEFTEWADGFESRVGYGASAAGVGAPYGEALAERVDRVAHRLKTCVDGLGDDRKRGPHRVRIAGKRLRYLVEPVRAEIELAGTLVDRCKQLQDVLGTLNDANVLADLLSAWREEIPVDGESSAKDCGVVELARRNAVRAEASYRSFRLDWLDNGGMQTLLDEAAALARQLRG
- a CDS encoding DUF3604 domain-containing protein, producing the protein MTRARMPFAPLAVLLTLAVACTSEAPDGPGAASGPDPAASEEGRSIRNAYFGDVHVHTKYSFDAYIFGTRADPDDAYRFAKGEPLTHAAGIEMSLKAPLDFLAVADHATYLGMFEQMDNPDSSVGGHPLSVALRSAATPADRSAVFQEVLPRERGFVQPDDLLDLDVVASAWQKIVEAAERHNDPGNFTTFIGYEFTAGGRRGENLHRNVIFRNSNVPGIPFSRIEANNNPELLWDWMDEQRAQGIDSLAIPHNSNGSDGWMFQLTDRAGDPIDSAYAEQRMRNEPLVEVTQVKGTSDTHPLLSPNDEWADFGIMERTIGSDFPSQPQGSYVREAYVNGLALEEKQGFNPFRFGLIGSSDTHNAAGSFREDDYWSKTGLLDITPEQRGSVPRKDTGEYDDPTRQYWGASGLAAVWAESNTREDIFRAFQRKETFATTGPRMRVRFFAGYDLDDTTLAGDDGIARAYAEGVAMGGDLMADGSGRSPRFLVWAIRDATTDPLDRLQVIKGWTENGATQEMVYDIACSSGSTVDGASHRCSDNGATVDVTTCSTDEGDGASELEALWQDPDFDPNRRAFYYVRVLQNPSCRWSTWDAIRAGVQPKPGLPATIQERAWSSPIWYVPGDAGETD
- a CDS encoding Na+:solute symporter; its protein translation is MRLNGLDWTVLAAYGALALAVGLVFARRAGAGTGQFFLAGRNLPWWLLGTSMVATTFSTDTPNLVTDLVRNGGVSGNWMWWAFLITGMCTTFFYAKLWRRSGVFTDIGFYELRYAGRAAVFLRGFRAVYLGVFFNVMIMAAVLLAGIKIGGVLLGADKYTTVLVAAAVTAAYSATSGLWGVVVTDLMLFVIAMTGSVAAAWYALAHPAVGGLSGLVSNPDIAVRLALLPDFADWETAATVFLIPIAVQWWSTWYPGAEPGGGGYAAQRMLAARSERDSMGATLWFNIAHYALRPWPWILVALASLVVYPTLDSIAQAFPHLDPSIIRHDLAYPAMLVFLPHGLLGLVVASLAAALMSTISTHLNWGASYIVDDVYRRFVRPGRGESHYVLVARLSTIALVALAAVVALWLENAMQAFQILLQIGAGTGLIFLLRWFWWRINAWSEISAMVVSFAVAVWFQFVHEGLGLVLPSTAAQLLLGVGLTTAVWFGVTMATRPTETAILQSFYDRVRPFARGWRRVVATQADEPGSATAALLAWMLGCAAVYAALFGTGMALYGRFGAAAALGSAALAAGYGLFRILPRTTG